A stretch of the Bacillus sp. B-jedd genome encodes the following:
- a CDS encoding creatininase family protein has protein sequence MKSVWLQENKWEDVERYLQKKKTIIVPVGSVEQHAKHLPLGTDSFVANKVAEDLGQQTETLVAPPNWVGWAPHHMAFPGTITLRPETLINLMYDICKSLIYHGFEKILIINGHREANLPPLKIAITMLRNETGAFLAIADPFYIAKKIGGEIKKSEPGGAGHADEMETSHMLHLMPELLEMDKAVKNIHLKHPFLQHDPFVEGDTIFVPSDVAGYREGSKSIGVVGDPTVSTAQNGETYHKELMKNLIEFVRYCEEEVQVEIRSREIPL, from the coding sequence ATGAAAAGTGTATGGCTCCAGGAAAATAAATGGGAAGATGTCGAGCGCTATCTGCAAAAGAAGAAAACGATCATCGTGCCGGTCGGGAGTGTTGAGCAGCATGCTAAGCATTTGCCGCTAGGAACAGATTCATTCGTCGCGAATAAAGTAGCCGAGGATCTTGGCCAGCAGACGGAAACGCTCGTTGCTCCGCCGAACTGGGTCGGCTGGGCGCCTCACCACATGGCGTTTCCAGGAACGATCACATTGAGGCCGGAAACGCTCATCAACTTAATGTATGATATTTGTAAAAGCTTAATTTACCACGGTTTCGAGAAAATCCTTATTATCAATGGCCACCGGGAAGCCAACCTGCCGCCGCTCAAAATTGCGATTACGATGCTGCGGAACGAAACAGGCGCGTTCCTAGCTATAGCCGACCCGTTCTACATAGCCAAAAAAATCGGTGGCGAAATTAAAAAATCAGAACCAGGAGGCGCGGGCCATGCGGACGAAATGGAAACTTCCCATATGCTTCATCTCATGCCCGAGTTACTTGAAATGGACAAAGCTGTTAAAAACATTCATCTAAAGCATCCGTTCCTTCAGCACGACCCTTTCGTCGAAGGAGACACCATCTTTGTTCCAAGTGACGTAGCAGGGTATAGAGAAGGTTCAAAGAGCATCGGCGTTGTAGGGGACCCGACAGTTTCCACAGCTCAAAACGGAGAAACCTACCACAAAGAGTTAATGAAAAATCTAATCGAATTCGTAAGATACTGTGAAGAAGAAGTCCAAGTAGAAATCCGTAGCAGAGAAATACCTTTATGA
- a CDS encoding IclR family transcriptional regulator, with translation MRELSSRSGSVEKALGILECFDMKHASLSLEELSAMTGFPKPTVFRMICSLEKFGYIRRTEKEGRLRFQLGMVFLEKSQIVNSQLDIRALAKNEMLRLRNETNLSVQLAVRDVCDAVYIEQFEALKLIRVFPQVGRRVPLYAAACPRVLLAALPEEEQMAILAGADYQPFTQQSKTDQKQILAELAAIARNGYAVSRGELYEGTIAVAVPIRNINSEVLAALSIIGTEQDFEDVKMESYIEKLQHAAAKIEERLL, from the coding sequence ATGAGGGAGCTTTCGAGCAGGAGCGGAAGTGTGGAGAAGGCGCTGGGTATTTTGGAGTGTTTTGATATGAAGCATGCTTCTCTGAGTTTGGAAGAGTTGTCGGCGATGACAGGCTTTCCAAAGCCGACTGTGTTCCGGATGATTTGTTCGCTGGAGAAGTTCGGGTATATCCGGCGGACGGAAAAGGAGGGGCGGCTGCGGTTCCAGCTTGGGATGGTTTTTTTAGAGAAGAGCCAAATTGTGAACAGCCAACTGGATATCCGTGCGTTAGCGAAAAACGAGATGTTGCGGCTGCGAAATGAAACGAATCTATCGGTGCAATTGGCGGTCCGGGATGTGTGCGATGCGGTGTATATAGAGCAGTTCGAAGCATTGAAGCTGATCCGGGTGTTTCCTCAAGTTGGCAGGAGGGTGCCGCTTTATGCGGCTGCATGTCCACGGGTGCTGCTGGCGGCACTCCCGGAGGAGGAGCAGATGGCGATTCTTGCCGGGGCGGACTACCAGCCGTTCACGCAGCAATCAAAAACGGACCAGAAACAGATTCTTGCGGAGCTTGCAGCGATTGCCCGGAATGGATATGCGGTGAGCAGGGGGGAACTATACGAAGGGACGATTGCTGTCGCTGTGCCAATCAGGAACATCAATTCCGAGGTGCTTGCGGCGCTGAGCATCATCGGGACCGAGCAGGACTTCGAAGATGTGAAGATGGAGTCCTATATAGAAAAGCTGCAGCATGCCGCGGCAAAAATTGAAGAACGGCTTTTGTGA
- a CDS encoding APC family permease, with the protein MKSEVSVPVSVAEQGKLNRGLGFVDLWSVGVGALIGGGIFTVIGPAVAQAGPALFVAFLIAGVIAILSCMSYAELASIWPYEGASYAYSKFAFTPIHKDLGRLMALWCSGLYFLSFAFAAGAVNLGFAGYFNYIFPSLPTTVVAPAISIAITGLLLLGIKATGKINTFFSIIQVVSLFAIAVITIFHNPTGPFKIAEFLPNGWTGVFAATALIAFGQMQVEAVLTLGEEAKNPRRNLPLAQISALVTVVILYCLTGFGVVSAADPVLLASSAAPLSLAVENVLPGIGAVLIAVAALTATGTSTVGCLLGSSRMLFAAAREKAVPQVLGQVSAKTHVPVYATLFTGVIALGATLMSTMGYGKAISIAVGAAVFSNWLMMAIMNVAVIVVRIKQPHIKAQFRYPLNVNNIPVLAIIAAIASLWILTFIDTIPLMIGTSWLVLITAFYFFYSRSRWDYLDEEAMERLSN; encoded by the coding sequence ATGAAGTCAGAAGTGTCGGTTCCAGTTTCTGTCGCAGAGCAAGGTAAGCTGAACAGGGGATTGGGATTTGTTGATTTGTGGAGCGTCGGGGTCGGAGCGCTGATAGGAGGAGGAATTTTTACGGTAATCGGCCCTGCGGTTGCCCAGGCGGGTCCGGCGCTATTCGTAGCATTCCTGATTGCAGGAGTAATTGCGATATTGTCGTGCATGAGCTATGCGGAGCTGGCATCAATCTGGCCATATGAAGGGGCGTCATACGCATATTCGAAATTCGCCTTTACACCGATTCACAAGGATTTGGGGAGGTTGATGGCGCTTTGGTGTTCAGGATTGTATTTCCTGTCATTCGCGTTTGCGGCTGGCGCCGTGAACCTTGGTTTTGCGGGCTACTTCAATTATATTTTCCCGTCGCTGCCGACAACTGTGGTGGCGCCGGCAATTTCAATCGCAATTACCGGGCTATTGCTGCTGGGTATTAAAGCAACTGGCAAAATTAATACATTCTTTTCGATCATCCAGGTCGTGTCTTTATTTGCAATTGCAGTCATTACTATTTTCCATAACCCGACCGGGCCTTTCAAAATCGCTGAGTTTTTACCAAATGGCTGGACAGGAGTATTTGCTGCGACTGCATTGATCGCTTTTGGCCAAATGCAGGTTGAAGCGGTGCTGACACTGGGAGAAGAGGCAAAGAATCCAAGGCGGAACTTGCCGCTCGCACAGATTTCGGCGCTTGTCACGGTGGTTATCTTGTATTGCCTAACAGGGTTTGGTGTTGTTTCAGCAGCCGATCCGGTTCTGCTGGCAAGCTCGGCTGCTCCTCTGTCGCTTGCCGTTGAAAACGTCCTGCCTGGAATTGGTGCGGTACTTATTGCTGTAGCGGCATTGACCGCTACTGGCACTTCGACTGTCGGCTGCCTGCTCGGTTCATCGAGAATGCTGTTCGCCGCTGCAAGGGAAAAAGCGGTGCCGCAGGTTTTAGGGCAGGTCAGCGCGAAGACCCACGTTCCTGTTTACGCCACGCTGTTCACGGGAGTGATTGCACTCGGAGCAACGTTAATGAGCACAATGGGATACGGCAAGGCGATTTCAATTGCAGTCGGCGCGGCCGTGTTCTCGAACTGGCTTATGATGGCAATCATGAATGTCGCCGTCATCGTGGTGCGGATCAAGCAGCCGCACATTAAAGCCCAGTTCCGTTATCCGTTGAATGTGAACAATATTCCAGTGCTCGCAATTATAGCGGCAATTGCCTCATTGTGGATCCTGACATTCATCGATACGATACCGTTGATGATCGGAACTTCGTGGCTCGTGCTAATCACCGCATTTTATTTCTTCTATTCAAGGAGCCGCTGGGATTATCTCGATGAAGAAGCGATGGAAAGGCTGAGTAATTAA
- a CDS encoding ATP-binding protein yields MHRKTYVKPSRRSILIFLSLGAFVSLALSFTFNDMIRYDLRQVPLIIGGLYLGPGAAAILYAVLIGFRAYFGVDTGFWLAIFIHGAQTMAIVYLHNWFMKQAPNKKVLLVVFLSLVSSVGLMIFMYLLGYTLGWLEWGTYIFGCSFVAGITTAIIETEKVNFFLKERALGIVKMETISQMSASISHEVRNPLTSVKGFLQLLGEPGFSEQKRSDFVGIAIQELERAERIITDFLTLAKPNEQSFELVNLSKELAHIVKVFEPMTNMASIIVKAKLEDDIFIKGDRFQLHQCIFNLLKNAKEAMPDGGEMTILLKKNTDKAIIHINDTGFGMTEEQIKQYGEPYFSTKGTQGTGLGTMVSSAVIKAHKGTINVTSQPNKGTTITLTLPKMEPE; encoded by the coding sequence ATGCACCGGAAGACGTATGTTAAGCCTTCACGGCGCAGTATCCTGATTTTTTTATCGTTGGGCGCTTTTGTCTCTTTGGCATTGTCGTTTACTTTTAACGATATGATTCGCTATGATTTGCGGCAGGTTCCCCTCATTATTGGCGGTTTGTATTTGGGACCTGGAGCAGCGGCGATATTATACGCCGTTCTGATTGGTTTTCGGGCTTATTTTGGAGTAGATACCGGATTCTGGCTAGCAATTTTTATTCATGGCGCTCAGACTATGGCAATTGTTTACTTACATAACTGGTTCATGAAGCAGGCTCCTAATAAAAAGGTATTGCTCGTTGTTTTCCTATCGTTGGTTTCTTCAGTTGGATTAATGATATTCATGTATTTACTTGGTTACACTCTTGGATGGCTTGAGTGGGGAACTTATATTTTCGGCTGTTCCTTCGTTGCCGGAATAACAACGGCAATCATTGAAACCGAGAAAGTGAATTTCTTTTTGAAAGAAAGAGCTTTAGGCATTGTAAAAATGGAGACAATCAGCCAAATGAGCGCATCCATTTCCCATGAAGTCCGAAATCCCCTGACCTCCGTGAAAGGATTCCTCCAACTCCTGGGTGAGCCCGGGTTCTCGGAGCAGAAACGAAGTGATTTTGTCGGCATTGCAATACAGGAACTCGAACGGGCTGAGCGAATCATTACAGATTTTTTAACCTTGGCCAAACCAAATGAGCAAAGCTTTGAACTTGTCAATCTTTCAAAAGAACTGGCACATATCGTCAAGGTATTTGAACCGATGACCAATATGGCGTCCATCATTGTGAAAGCCAAATTAGAGGACGATATTTTTATCAAAGGTGACCGCTTCCAGCTTCATCAGTGCATCTTCAACCTTCTGAAAAATGCAAAAGAAGCGATGCCGGACGGCGGGGAAATGACCATCCTCCTCAAAAAGAATACGGATAAAGCAATCATACATATTAATGATACAGGCTTCGGAATGACCGAAGAACAAATTAAACAATACGGTGAGCCATACTTCAGCACAAAAGGAACTCAAGGAACAGGACTTGGCACCATGGTCTCCTCCGCCGTCATTAAAGCCCACAAAGGCACCATAAACGTCACAAGCCAACCCAACAAAGGCACCACCATCACCCTCACCCTGCCAAAAATGGAGCCGGAGTGA
- a CDS encoding glycine betaine ABC transporter substrate-binding protein, translated as MSDYMNIPKIPLGKWIDSLVEWITVVFAGLFSFITAVIDGLLQIIVDVLSAGPPLVLILILALLVAYTSRWPLGIFTLLSLLLIENLGYWDSTIETLAIVLVSGFLTIVIGIPLGIWCAQNRTVQRIVTPILDFMQTMPAFVYLIPSILFFGIGVVPGIIASFIFAISPTIRMTNLGIQEVPKDLIEASDAFGSTSGQKLLKVQIPLATPTILAGVNQSIMLALSMVVTASLVGAPGLGADVYRAVSQINVGQGFEAGLSIVFIAIILDRLSQNLRKPAYGHVIKGKFVFVLFALLFVVTALVQGFAQEKAVPGNPEGIGAQTNHKIIGIEPGAGIMAQTGKAVDEYGLGQWNVVEGSSAAMIAELQKAYKNRKPIIVTGWSPHWMFSSFDLKYLDDPKGVFGGSEGIHTIVRKGLEKDAPGAYKILDQFNWETGDMEAVMLDIEKGMEPAEAAEKWIGGNREKVSAWTKGARAGKGERINLVYVAWDTEIASTNMVGKVLEQNGYQVNLSQVEVGPMFAGVANGSADAMVGAWLPSTHREYYNTYKRKFVDLGVNLEGTKLGLVVPEYVKINSIDDLK; from the coding sequence GTGAGTGACTACATGAATATCCCGAAAATCCCACTGGGGAAATGGATTGATTCGCTGGTTGAGTGGATCACGGTCGTCTTTGCCGGTTTGTTTTCCTTTATCACAGCTGTCATCGATGGGTTATTGCAAATCATAGTCGATGTGCTTAGTGCCGGCCCTCCGCTTGTATTGATTTTAATATTGGCACTTTTGGTTGCCTATACGAGCAGATGGCCGCTCGGAATTTTTACGCTCTTGAGTTTGCTGCTGATAGAGAATCTCGGCTATTGGGATTCGACGATCGAAACACTTGCCATTGTGTTAGTGTCTGGATTTTTGACAATCGTGATCGGCATTCCGCTTGGAATATGGTGTGCGCAAAACAGGACTGTGCAGAGGATTGTTACACCGATTTTGGATTTCATGCAGACAATGCCTGCCTTTGTTTATTTGATACCATCCATTTTGTTTTTTGGCATCGGGGTTGTACCCGGGATTATAGCTTCGTTTATTTTTGCGATTTCACCGACAATCCGGATGACGAATCTAGGGATTCAGGAAGTACCAAAAGACCTGATAGAAGCGTCGGACGCTTTTGGATCGACAAGCGGGCAAAAACTGCTGAAGGTCCAAATTCCGCTCGCTACTCCAACAATATTGGCAGGCGTCAACCAAAGCATTATGCTCGCCCTGTCGATGGTTGTAACGGCTTCGTTAGTCGGGGCACCCGGACTTGGGGCGGATGTTTACCGGGCAGTCAGCCAAATCAATGTAGGCCAAGGGTTTGAGGCAGGATTGTCGATTGTCTTTATCGCGATTATTCTTGACCGGCTCTCGCAAAACCTGCGCAAGCCAGCATATGGACATGTTATTAAAGGGAAATTTGTGTTTGTATTGTTCGCGTTGCTCTTCGTCGTCACTGCACTTGTTCAAGGATTCGCTCAGGAAAAGGCTGTGCCAGGAAACCCTGAAGGAATTGGCGCGCAAACGAATCATAAAATTATCGGAATTGAGCCGGGTGCAGGCATCATGGCACAGACCGGCAAAGCGGTTGATGAGTACGGGCTGGGCCAGTGGAACGTTGTTGAAGGTTCATCTGCAGCCATGATTGCCGAATTGCAGAAGGCTTATAAAAACCGGAAGCCGATTATTGTCACCGGCTGGTCACCGCACTGGATGTTTTCTTCGTTTGATTTGAAATATCTTGATGATCCGAAGGGGGTATTCGGCGGGTCGGAAGGAATTCATACGATTGTCAGGAAAGGACTTGAAAAGGACGCTCCCGGCGCTTACAAAATCCTGGATCAGTTTAATTGGGAGACTGGTGATATGGAAGCCGTCATGCTCGATATCGAAAAAGGAATGGAGCCGGCAGAAGCAGCTGAAAAGTGGATTGGCGGAAATCGGGAGAAGGTCTCTGCGTGGACAAAAGGTGCCCGAGCGGGGAAGGGTGAGCGTATTAACCTCGTTTATGTGGCCTGGGATACGGAAATCGCCAGTACGAATATGGTTGGGAAGGTGCTGGAGCAAAATGGTTATCAGGTGAATCTCAGCCAGGTGGAAGTGGGCCCGATGTTCGCAGGGGTCGCCAACGGCAGTGCCGATGCCATGGTAGGCGCATGGCTGCCGAGCACACACCGCGAATATTACAATACTTATAAAAGAAAATTTGTTGATCTAGGCGTCAACCTCGAAGGAACTAAGCTCGGGTTGGTCGTGCCTGAATACGTAAAAATTAACTCAATTGACGATTTGAAATAG